One window from the genome of Dolosigranulum savutiense encodes:
- a CDS encoding PspC domain-containing protein: protein MKKLTKSRDQWLSGVIGGIAEYFGWDRDMSRLLFILVVAFGAGSPLLLYVALYFIMPEAR from the coding sequence ATGAAAAAACTAACAAAATCTAGAGATCAATGGTTATCAGGTGTTATTGGTGGAATTGCCGAGTACTTCGGTTGGGATCGCGATATGTCGCGGTTACTTTTTATTTTGGTCGTAGCATTCGGAGCTGGGTCGCCGCTACTTTTATACGTCGCATTATACTTTATTATGCCTGAAGCACGTTAA
- a CDS encoding PspC domain-containing protein, producing MKPKLTKSHNKKIAGVAGGLAEYFGVDASAVRLAWVVATIFSVGSAIPFYILLAILMPKSDNRHARRYRARQESTGFGNKRSATRRAHVDDDEFADF from the coding sequence ATGAAGCCTAAATTGACAAAATCACACAATAAAAAAATAGCCGGTGTTGCTGGTGGATTAGCAGAATATTTTGGAGTTGATGCTAGTGCCGTACGATTAGCTTGGGTTGTAGCGACGATCTTCAGTGTTGGCTCAGCCATCCCTTTCTACATTCTCTTAGCTATTCTGATGCCAAAATCAGACAATCGCCACGCTAGAAGATACCGAGCGCGTCAAGAATCAACAGGGTTCGGTAACAAGCGCTCAGCCACTCGTCGGGCGCACGTTGACGACGATGAATTTGCAGATTTTTAA
- a CDS encoding PspC domain-containing protein, with product MSNPKLYKSKNNSILFGVLGGLSNYFNIDPVLTRVLFVIAMVMFGNISGGLILGYILLAFVMPEEPIDYTDHPVQHRHRSKSQQPPDHDTLDEDEWSNF from the coding sequence ATGTCTAACCCGAAGTTATATAAGTCGAAAAATAATTCGATTTTGTTCGGTGTCTTAGGTGGATTGAGCAATTACTTCAACATCGATCCAGTCTTAACGCGAGTGCTTTTCGTTATTGCGATGGTGATGTTCGGTAACATTAGTGGCGGTCTCATTCTAGGTTATATCTTATTGGCTTTCGTGATGCCGGAAGAGCCGATAGATTATACGGATCACCCTGTTCAGCACCGTCATCGGTCAAAATCGCAGCAACCACCTGATCACGATACATTGGACGAGGATGAATGGAGTAATTTTTAA
- a CDS encoding glutathione peroxidase, protein MNLYDIKVKPIDQPTITLNNYTNQTILIVNTASNCGLKNQLEELETLYQDYKDRGFTILGFPCNQFLGQEPLDGIEIQNFCATNFNVTFPLFEKVKVNGKHTHPLFATLKERTGLKLIKWNYNKFLISPNADVVKQFSPITSPFDLREEIEALLSAD, encoded by the coding sequence ATGAATTTGTACGATATTAAAGTAAAACCGATTGATCAACCAACAATAACATTAAATAACTATACAAACCAAACTATCCTCATTGTGAACACAGCCTCTAACTGTGGGCTGAAAAATCAACTAGAGGAGCTCGAGACACTCTATCAAGACTATAAGGACCGCGGTTTCACCATACTTGGCTTCCCTTGCAACCAATTCTTAGGCCAAGAACCGCTAGACGGCATAGAGATTCAAAACTTCTGTGCCACAAATTTTAATGTAACCTTTCCCTTATTCGAAAAAGTGAAGGTCAATGGCAAGCACACCCACCCACTCTTCGCAACTCTGAAAGAACGAACAGGGCTAAAGCTCATTAAGTGGAATTACAATAAGTTTCTCATCAGCCCAAATGCTGATGTAGTGAAACAATTCAGCCCTATTACGTCGCCGTTCGACTTACGTGAAGAAATCGAAGCATTACTCTCCGCTGATTAA
- a CDS encoding phage holin family protein yields MKWLQTTLLNTVMFLALAGFFSGLVIDTWQTAVIAALVFGILNAIIKPVLVILSLPLTILTLGLFYFIVNGAVLYMTSYFVGGFYISSLGWATFLAIIISLVNSVFISQTDIQYRRF; encoded by the coding sequence ATGAAATGGTTGCAGACAACCTTATTGAATACGGTGATGTTTTTAGCATTAGCTGGATTTTTCTCAGGATTGGTGATTGATACATGGCAGACAGCGGTCATTGCGGCCCTAGTCTTCGGTATTTTAAATGCGATTATTAAACCGGTCTTAGTTATTTTATCATTACCGTTAACGATTTTAACCTTGGGGCTCTTTTATTTCATTGTGAATGGAGCCGTATTGTACATGACAAGTTATTTTGTTGGGGGATTTTATATCAGTTCATTGGGCTGGGCGACGTTCCTTGCCATTATCATCTCCCTAGTGAATTCGGTATTTATATCACAAACAGATATTCAATACCGACGATTCTAG
- the uvrA gene encoding excinuclease ABC subunit UvrA, which yields MGKDEIIIRGARSHNLKDIDVVIPRDKFVVVTGLSGSGKSSLAFDTLYAEGQRRYVESLSAYARQFLGQMDKPDVDSIDGLSPAISINQKTTNNNPRSTVGTVTEINDYLRLLYARIGVPICPNDGHEITSQSVEQMVDTILELPERTRLQILSPVVKAKRGQHKRLLDKIKADGYVRVRVNGEIVDITEVPELDKNKQHDIDVVVDRIVVKDGIRSRLFDSLETALNRSDGYATIDVIDGETLQFSEHHACPYCDFTVPELEPRLFSFNAPFGSCPECEGIGTKLEVDYSLVVPDESLTLEEGAMAPWQPISSDYYPEMLKQACDQFDIDMTVPFKDLPKEDQELVLHGSGEREFKFSYTNNYGNVRDSVMPFEGVMENVSRRYYETSSDFTRRTMKEYMTELTCPNCHGKRLNEQALSVKVLGKDIGDVNELSIDKAKDFFGEMDLSDKDMAIAKPIRKEISDRLTFLKNVGLEYLTLSRKAGTLSGGEAQRIRLATQIGSNLSGILYILDEPSIGLHQRDNDRLIDSLRQMRNLGNTLIVVEHDEDTMRAADYLIDMGPGAGSEGGCVVAAGTPEEVSQSKDSITGDYLSGQRRIQVPEERRTEDQGVIAIRGAAENNLKEVDVDVPLGRLNVVTGVSGSGKSSLVNLVMKKVLAREVGRSKDKPGKHKSVTGYEGLDKIIDIDQSPIGRTPRSNPATYTKVFDDVRELFAQTNEAKKRGYKKGRFSFNVKGGRCEACKGDGTLQIEMHFLPDVYVPCEVCKGKRYNSETLEVEYKGKNIAEVLDMNARDAADFFENIPKLKRKLDTIIDVGLGYITLGQSATTLSGGEAQRMKLASELQKRQNGHNFYILDEPTTGLHTHDIAKLLEVLQRLVDVGNTVVVIEHNLDVIKVADYVIDLGPEGGVGGGTIIGAGTPEEIAAIPESYTGQYLKPLLTQSS from the coding sequence GTGGGAAAAGATGAGATTATTATTCGCGGAGCGCGATCACATAATTTGAAAGATATTGATGTGGTGATTCCGCGCGATAAATTTGTTGTTGTGACGGGGTTATCTGGTTCAGGAAAGAGTTCACTGGCATTCGACACGTTGTATGCAGAAGGCCAGCGCCGTTATGTGGAGTCGTTGTCGGCCTATGCACGACAATTTCTTGGACAGATGGATAAGCCGGATGTTGATAGTATTGATGGTTTGTCACCGGCGATTTCGATTAATCAGAAGACAACGAATAATAATCCACGGTCAACGGTCGGAACGGTGACAGAGATTAATGATTACTTACGATTATTGTATGCACGGATTGGTGTGCCCATATGTCCGAATGATGGGCATGAGATTACAAGTCAGTCAGTCGAACAAATGGTTGATACGATCTTGGAGTTGCCTGAGCGAACTAGATTGCAAATTTTGTCGCCTGTTGTGAAAGCTAAGCGCGGTCAACATAAGCGTCTACTGGATAAGATTAAGGCAGATGGATATGTTCGCGTACGCGTAAATGGTGAGATCGTTGATATTACGGAAGTTCCTGAGCTAGATAAGAATAAGCAACATGATATTGATGTGGTTGTAGATCGAATTGTGGTGAAAGACGGTATTCGGTCCCGCTTATTTGATTCATTGGAGACGGCCCTTAATCGTTCAGACGGTTATGCCACGATTGATGTCATTGATGGGGAGACGTTACAATTCAGTGAACATCATGCTTGTCCATATTGTGATTTTACAGTCCCTGAATTGGAGCCACGATTATTCTCATTCAATGCCCCGTTTGGATCATGTCCTGAATGTGAGGGAATCGGGACAAAACTTGAGGTTGATTATAGTTTAGTTGTTCCAGATGAGTCCTTGACCTTAGAAGAGGGTGCAATGGCACCATGGCAACCAATTAGTTCTGATTATTATCCTGAGATGTTAAAGCAAGCGTGTGATCAGTTTGATATTGATATGACGGTACCGTTCAAAGACTTGCCGAAAGAAGATCAGGAACTGGTCTTGCATGGCTCGGGTGAGCGCGAGTTTAAGTTTTCGTATACGAATAATTATGGTAATGTGCGGGATTCGGTGATGCCGTTCGAGGGGGTCATGGAGAATGTGTCGCGTCGTTATTATGAAACAAGTTCCGATTTTACGCGCCGGACAATGAAGGAATATATGACTGAATTGACCTGTCCAAATTGTCACGGGAAGCGTCTGAATGAACAAGCACTTTCTGTCAAAGTGTTAGGAAAAGATATTGGAGATGTGAATGAACTGTCAATTGATAAGGCGAAAGATTTCTTCGGAGAGATGGATTTATCGGATAAAGATATGGCGATTGCCAAGCCGATTCGGAAAGAAATTAGTGACCGGTTGACCTTCTTGAAGAATGTGGGGTTGGAATATTTAACCTTATCGCGAAAAGCAGGAACACTTTCTGGTGGGGAAGCACAGCGGATTCGTTTAGCGACACAGATCGGCTCTAACTTGAGTGGGATTCTTTACATTTTAGATGAGCCGTCTATTGGTTTGCATCAACGGGATAATGATCGCTTGATTGATTCACTGCGCCAGATGCGAAATTTAGGCAATACGTTGATTGTTGTGGAACATGATGAAGATACGATGCGAGCAGCAGATTATTTAATTGATATGGGTCCTGGTGCTGGAAGTGAAGGGGGATGCGTAGTTGCTGCGGGAACCCCTGAGGAAGTCAGTCAGAGCAAGGATTCGATTACTGGAGACTACTTATCAGGCCAACGTCGTATTCAGGTGCCAGAAGAACGTCGAACAGAAGATCAAGGCGTCATCGCGATTCGAGGCGCTGCCGAAAATAATTTAAAAGAGGTCGATGTGGATGTTCCGCTTGGTCGCTTGAACGTGGTGACGGGCGTATCAGGGTCGGGTAAATCCTCCTTAGTGAACTTAGTCATGAAAAAAGTGCTTGCTCGTGAAGTCGGACGTAGCAAGGACAAACCTGGAAAACATAAATCAGTCACTGGCTATGAAGGTTTAGATAAAATTATTGATATCGATCAGAGTCCAATTGGTCGCACACCACGAAGTAATCCAGCAACGTATACGAAGGTGTTCGATGATGTGCGGGAACTCTTCGCCCAGACGAATGAAGCGAAGAAACGTGGCTATAAAAAGGGGCGGTTTAGTTTTAATGTGAAAGGTGGACGTTGTGAAGCCTGTAAAGGGGACGGAACGCTTCAGATTGAAATGCACTTCTTACCAGATGTGTATGTGCCATGTGAAGTCTGTAAAGGGAAACGATATAACTCTGAGACATTAGAGGTAGAATACAAGGGTAAAAATATTGCTGAGGTGCTGGATATGAATGCCCGTGATGCAGCAGACTTCTTCGAAAATATTCCTAAATTGAAGAGAAAGCTAGACACAATTATTGATGTCGGTTTAGGGTATATTACGCTCGGTCAGTCTGCTACAACCCTATCTGGGGGTGAAGCACAACGAATGAAGTTAGCCAGTGAGTTGCAGAAGCGACAAAACGGGCATAACTTCTATATCTTGGATGAACCGACGACGGGGCTGCATACGCATGATATTGCCAAGTTATTGGAAGTGCTGCAGCGCTTAGTCGATGTGGGGAATACAGTCGTGGTGATTGAACATAATCTTGACGTGATTAAAGTGGCGGATTATGTAATTGATTTAGGGCCAGAAGGTGGTGTTGGCGGTGGAACGATTATTGGTGCAGGTACGCCAGAAGAGATTGCTGCAATTCCCGAAAGCTATACGGGGCAATATCTTAAACCACTGTTAACCCAGTCATCTTAG
- the pepF gene encoding oligoendopeptidase F encodes MYVSETLQERSQVSAALKWDLSAIFESESAFEEALGQLTETAAEFKEQYADRLTEAEVILESIQAYEAIQSISSRVYDYAFLPTSVDITDAESQKRVQRVSNELAKLGAILSFYESELMEAEEATLDAVVVLDERYEPFIREVKKGKAHKLPAVVEEALANLSPVLDSHAELFEQIRSADADFGTFEANGKQHDLSFVGYEEGYMYSEDGEIRRQSYDQFNQVLGQYQHTAATNYYNHVMKEKTLATMRGYDSVIDYLLDSQDVDRAMYDRQIDLIMSDFAPVMRKYITHVKEEQGLDKMTYADLKVDLDPDYTEALTIDESREVIAQAVEVLGDDYVDIMMRAYDENWIDFARNKGKRSGAFCSTPADTHPYIMLSYSGLLSDAYTLIHELGHAGHFHYVYQEQVLTAGRPSLYLIEAPSTFNELLLSDYLRKDADSPRKERSIIAKMISKTYFHNFVTHLLEADFQRKVYERIDAGQGFDANVLNELKRETLEAFWGDAVEIEPGAELTWMRQVHYFYGLYPYTYSAGLTIATQAFLKLKAGELEAENWLDFLKLGSRKLPKDAAKVAGVDVGSDQALKDTIAYLDESVDRMIELTTQI; translated from the coding sequence ATGTATGTGAGTGAAACATTACAAGAGAGATCGCAAGTCAGTGCAGCGTTGAAATGGGATTTGTCAGCTATTTTTGAGTCGGAGAGTGCTTTTGAAGAGGCATTGGGTCAACTTACTGAGACAGCGGCTGAATTTAAGGAACAGTATGCAGATCGGTTGACGGAAGCTGAGGTTATTTTGGAGTCAATTCAAGCCTATGAAGCAATTCAGAGTATTTCGTCTCGTGTGTATGATTATGCGTTCTTACCGACATCAGTAGATATTACCGATGCTGAGAGTCAGAAGCGAGTTCAACGGGTGAGTAATGAATTGGCTAAGTTGGGGGCTATATTGAGCTTTTACGAATCTGAATTAATGGAAGCTGAGGAAGCGACGTTGGATGCAGTTGTCGTATTAGATGAACGTTATGAGCCGTTTATTCGTGAGGTGAAAAAAGGAAAAGCTCACAAGTTGCCGGCAGTAGTGGAAGAGGCGCTGGCTAACTTAAGCCCTGTGTTGGATAGTCATGCGGAATTATTCGAACAGATTCGGTCTGCAGATGCTGATTTTGGAACGTTCGAAGCAAATGGCAAGCAGCATGATTTGAGCTTTGTTGGCTATGAAGAAGGTTATATGTATTCAGAGGATGGCGAGATTCGCCGACAGTCTTATGACCAGTTCAATCAAGTATTGGGTCAGTATCAACATACGGCAGCGACGAACTATTACAACCATGTGATGAAAGAGAAAACATTAGCAACGATGCGCGGTTATGATTCGGTGATTGATTATTTATTGGATAGTCAAGATGTTGATCGGGCGATGTATGACCGTCAGATTGATCTTATTATGTCAGATTTTGCACCGGTTATGCGTAAGTACATTACGCATGTGAAAGAGGAGCAAGGATTAGATAAGATGACGTACGCGGATTTGAAGGTTGACTTGGATCCAGATTATACAGAGGCATTAACAATTGATGAGTCACGCGAGGTGATTGCTCAGGCGGTAGAAGTTCTGGGTGATGATTATGTGGATATTATGATGCGAGCTTATGATGAGAACTGGATCGATTTTGCGCGTAATAAAGGGAAGCGTTCGGGTGCTTTCTGTTCGACACCAGCTGATACGCATCCGTACATTATGTTGTCGTATTCTGGATTGTTGAGCGATGCATATACGTTGATTCACGAGTTGGGACATGCGGGACATTTCCACTATGTCTACCAAGAGCAAGTCTTAACGGCAGGTCGTCCATCCTTATACTTGATTGAGGCTCCGTCGACCTTTAATGAATTGCTCCTTAGTGATTACTTACGAAAAGATGCGGATTCACCGCGGAAAGAACGGTCGATTATTGCTAAGATGATCTCTAAGACATACTTCCACAATTTCGTCACACACTTATTGGAAGCAGACTTCCAGCGAAAAGTGTATGAGCGAATCGATGCGGGTCAAGGATTCGATGCTAATGTGTTGAATGAATTGAAACGCGAGACATTGGAAGCATTCTGGGGTGATGCGGTTGAGATTGAACCGGGAGCGGAGTTAACGTGGATGCGTCAAGTTCATTACTTCTATGGGTTATATCCATACACGTACTCAGCTGGTTTAACGATTGCTACGCAAGCTTTCTTGAAGTTAAAAGCGGGTGAGCTTGAAGCAGAGAATTGGTTAGACTTCTTGAAGTTAGGTAGTCGCAAGTTGCCAAAAGATGCTGCTAAAGTCGCAGGTGTTGACGTTGGAAGCGACCAAGCCTTGAAAGATACCATTGCTTATCTCGATGAATCAGTCGATCGAATGATTGAATTGACCACTCAAATATAA
- a CDS encoding LysM peptidoglycan-binding domain-containing protein gives MKKQINVKILSTIALVALTSSIIGVSTVSASSGETGNINQPALYTVQEGDNLYRISQRYNISIEELKQLNALGEAYMLHPGDQLKIKRNQSNSDKKVYEVKAGDSPYKIAQKFGVTVADIYQWNHIDAGTMLYPGNTVVVSGGAKKTTDTAEKGIDRIHEVTNNKYNSDSYEIRVERKQADHTVIYSLADKTPEKLTVFKWFKYDTVTDRVFESTDAAPKSWARLHDGEPVASIEQTGQEKALSEEGIRKVHDLTDYAYNTENYFITSEVIDEHTVKFDVSDDSAEKITPIKAFKYDAKTGKVYVQEIEDRVADKWHLIN, from the coding sequence ATGAAAAAACAAATAAATGTGAAGATTTTATCAACTATTGCACTGGTTGCATTAACGAGCTCAATTATCGGTGTGTCTACTGTTTCAGCCAGCAGTGGTGAGACGGGAAATATTAATCAACCCGCCCTTTATACTGTGCAAGAAGGAGATAATTTATATCGAATTAGTCAGCGATATAATATAAGTATTGAGGAGTTAAAACAACTTAACGCATTAGGAGAAGCGTATATGCTACATCCTGGTGATCAACTAAAAATTAAAAGAAATCAGAGCAATTCAGATAAGAAAGTATATGAAGTCAAAGCAGGGGATTCACCGTATAAAATAGCTCAAAAATTTGGTGTAACAGTAGCTGATATTTACCAATGGAATCACATCGATGCTGGGACTATGCTCTATCCAGGAAATACAGTAGTGGTATCAGGAGGAGCTAAAAAAACGACCGATACTGCAGAAAAGGGAATAGACCGCATTCATGAAGTGACCAATAATAAATATAACTCAGATAGTTATGAAATTAGAGTTGAAAGAAAACAAGCGGATCATACAGTCATTTATAGTTTGGCCGATAAAACACCAGAAAAGCTAACGGTCTTCAAGTGGTTTAAATATGATACAGTGACAGATCGCGTATTTGAATCAACCGATGCAGCACCTAAGTCTTGGGCGAGATTACATGATGGGGAACCGGTTGCTTCTATTGAGCAAACAGGACAAGAAAAAGCATTATCAGAAGAAGGTATCCGAAAAGTGCATGACTTAACAGATTATGCTTATAATACAGAGAATTATTTTATCACTAGTGAAGTGATTGATGAACACACGGTAAAATTTGATGTATCAGATGATAGTGCTGAAAAAATAACACCAATCAAAGCATTTAAATATGATGCCAAGACAGGAAAAGTTTACGTGCAAGAAATTGAAGATCGAGTAGCCGATAAATGGCATTTGATTAATTAA
- the hprK gene encoding HPr(Ser) kinase/phosphatase, whose protein sequence is MTVTIRELVDGVSGLEVVAGDDFMDRLISVADVSRPSIEMTGYFNFYPADRVQIFGRTEISFAERMTPDERKIIMKKMCTPETPCFVITRNLTPPEELIEVATEKGIPVLVANKATTRLVSNMTNFLESNLADRRSQHGVLIDIYGMGVLIIGDSGIGKSETALELVKRGHRLVADDRVDLFVLDDSRIIGEPPEILRNLIEIRGLGVIDVVNLFGVGAVRASKTVNLVINLEHWDKNREYDRLGNNVESFKIFNVDLPKISIPVRVGRNLAIIIELAAMNRRAKDMGHDSTQTFEDNLARLIQQNTLTDSKEKE, encoded by the coding sequence ATGACAGTAACAATTAGAGAATTAGTCGATGGTGTGTCGGGCTTAGAGGTTGTTGCGGGCGACGATTTTATGGATCGTCTGATTTCCGTTGCTGATGTATCCCGTCCTTCCATCGAAATGACGGGGTATTTTAACTTTTATCCGGCTGATCGAGTGCAAATTTTTGGGCGAACTGAGATATCATTCGCTGAGCGGATGACACCAGATGAGCGTAAGATTATTATGAAAAAAATGTGTACGCCAGAAACGCCGTGCTTTGTTATTACGCGAAACTTGACACCACCGGAAGAGTTGATTGAAGTGGCGACGGAGAAGGGCATACCTGTCCTTGTCGCAAACAAAGCGACAACACGACTAGTCTCCAATATGACGAATTTCTTAGAGAGTAACTTGGCGGATCGCCGTTCACAACATGGTGTCTTAATTGATATCTATGGTATGGGTGTCTTAATTATTGGTGATTCTGGTATTGGGAAATCAGAGACTGCCTTGGAGTTGGTCAAGCGTGGCCACCGACTTGTTGCAGATGATCGTGTTGATTTGTTCGTGCTTGATGACAGTCGTATTATTGGTGAGCCGCCCGAGATTTTACGTAATCTTATCGAAATTCGTGGACTTGGTGTTATCGATGTAGTGAACTTATTTGGAGTTGGTGCTGTTCGAGCGTCCAAGACGGTGAATCTAGTTATCAACTTAGAACATTGGGATAAGAACCGCGAATATGATCGTTTAGGCAATAACGTCGAATCATTTAAAATATTCAATGTTGATTTGCCGAAGATTTCAATCCCGGTGCGTGTGGGACGTAACTTAGCTATTATTATTGAGTTAGCAGCGATGAATCGTCGAGCAAAAGATATGGGACATGATTCGACACAAACATTTGAAGATAACTTAGCCCGCTTAATTCAACAAAATACACTGACTGATTCGAAGGAGAAAGAATAG
- the liaX gene encoding daptomycin-sensing surface protein LiaX, translating to MNERERILDLVRQGVLSTDEGLELLENLAKQENKRMEAREFDKDMATEMSATEADNQDEVTDYQQELEELANEMTQYSAELDRLNASITQQKQKRQAVKVELDQLKAQAASQYTQALEKQQDRLADLREELILVQAIDEVDNHHEVASLREEIQAREEQLMELKEASYEATEQMIELEEELQEIDQELAELDEEKRELSDELNSLKMRKWSTKAKEVTSQFDFSPDEWKEDTEKALKKAGQTVGSASKDLGELIKTTIESARGLFDNFEWSEQVIKVPTLASDSFDKEWIIAENPTILDFKNANGNISFESTTDEQMRISANITIYGKYDEPTVEEAFAVRHQYAVDEDKLTFHIPNKRIKADIIVALPKQTYDYLTVNVLNGNISLSHIDLKDLYMKSTNGDFKLNKIKATMIEIKGTQGDIYQKDIDVQDLIISTVSGNIQIKGDVISSVLTTTNGDIRTTLFSPEATQLEATTVNGNVKVALPSTSDIDVEGKAAFGKVKSRLNHVEEDPNGKKNFRSFKRLKYGNPMTVQAKTTSGSVYFKDTEKVGGSDEA from the coding sequence ATGAATGAAAGAGAACGAATCTTGGACTTGGTTAGACAAGGTGTACTGTCAACAGATGAAGGGTTAGAATTACTCGAAAATTTAGCGAAACAAGAAAATAAACGAATGGAAGCCAGAGAGTTCGATAAAGATATGGCGACTGAGATGTCAGCAACTGAAGCGGATAATCAGGATGAGGTTACGGATTATCAGCAAGAACTGGAAGAATTAGCGAATGAGATGACGCAGTATTCAGCAGAACTTGATCGCTTAAATGCGTCGATTACCCAACAAAAACAGAAGCGTCAAGCGGTGAAAGTGGAGTTGGATCAGTTAAAAGCACAGGCAGCATCGCAATATACTCAAGCTCTGGAAAAGCAACAGGACCGACTAGCTGATTTGCGTGAAGAATTAATATTGGTCCAAGCAATCGATGAAGTCGATAACCATCATGAAGTAGCGAGTTTGAGGGAAGAAATTCAAGCACGTGAAGAGCAGCTAATGGAGCTAAAAGAAGCCTCTTATGAAGCAACTGAGCAAATGATTGAACTGGAAGAGGAATTGCAAGAAATTGATCAAGAGTTAGCAGAATTAGATGAAGAAAAACGAGAACTTTCTGACGAATTAAATAGCTTAAAAATGCGCAAATGGTCAACGAAAGCAAAAGAAGTCACCTCACAATTCGATTTCTCTCCTGATGAGTGGAAAGAAGATACAGAAAAAGCACTCAAAAAAGCGGGTCAAACTGTGGGAAGTGCCAGTAAAGACTTAGGTGAATTGATTAAAACGACGATTGAATCAGCGCGTGGATTGTTCGATAACTTCGAATGGTCAGAGCAAGTGATTAAAGTGCCAACATTAGCTTCTGATTCATTCGATAAAGAATGGATTATTGCTGAGAATCCAACCATCTTAGACTTCAAGAACGCGAATGGGAATATTTCGTTCGAATCAACAACAGATGAACAGATGCGTATCTCGGCTAATATTACGATCTATGGCAAGTATGATGAACCCACTGTAGAAGAAGCTTTCGCAGTGCGCCATCAGTACGCTGTGGATGAGGATAAATTAACATTCCACATCCCAAATAAGCGGATAAAAGCAGACATTATTGTCGCTTTACCGAAGCAAACTTATGATTATCTAACGGTCAATGTGTTGAACGGGAATATTTCTTTAAGTCATATCGATCTGAAAGATCTTTACATGAAATCAACTAATGGCGACTTTAAGTTAAATAAAATTAAAGCAACCATGATTGAAATAAAAGGGACTCAAGGAGATATTTATCAAAAAGATATCGACGTTCAAGATTTAATTATTAGTACGGTGAGCGGTAATATCCAAATAAAAGGGGACGTAATCAGTTCTGTTTTAACAACAACAAATGGGGATATTCGCACGACACTGTTCAGTCCAGAAGCGACTCAATTAGAAGCAACGACAGTCAACGGGAATGTTAAAGTCGCTCTGCCAAGTACAAGTGATATTGATGTGGAAGGAAAAGCAGCATTCGGGAAGGTGAAAAGTCGCCTGAATCATGTCGAAGAAGATCCAAATGGTAAAAAGAATTTCCGTTCTTTTAAACGCTTAAAATATGGTAATCCAATGACTGTTCAAGCGAAGACGACGAGCGGGAGCGTATATTTCAAAGATACAGAGAAAGTAGGGGGTTCTGATGAAGCCTAA
- the lgt gene encoding prolipoprotein diacylglyceryl transferase: MNLLTLTPIDPVAFELGPITVAWYGIIIASAMLIAVLLSSREASKLGLDDDFIVDLSFWMLPISIIGARIYYVLFEFSAYAQDPIRIFYIWEGGIAIYGGLIAGGLVLLWYCKKENTNPWLVLDIITPYVLLAQAIGRWGNFVNQEAHGGEVSRAFLEGIHLPEFIIEGMNIGGTYYHPTFLYESLVTFSGFIVLYFLRRRSEFLRRGETASLYLIWYGIGRFFIEGMRTDSLYIGPLRVSQVLSLILVITGILIIWYRRKYIYPPVPYYSEGVQPDIEMAKARAERE; this comes from the coding sequence ATGAATTTACTGACCTTAACACCGATTGATCCTGTTGCATTCGAACTGGGCCCTATTACGGTTGCATGGTACGGTATTATTATTGCCAGTGCAATGTTAATTGCTGTATTGTTGAGTAGTCGTGAAGCAAGTAAGCTTGGATTAGATGACGACTTTATTGTGGATTTATCGTTTTGGATGTTACCGATATCCATTATTGGGGCGCGTATTTATTATGTATTATTTGAATTTAGTGCATATGCACAAGATCCGATACGCATCTTCTATATTTGGGAAGGTGGTATTGCGATTTATGGTGGATTGATTGCTGGTGGACTTGTGTTGCTTTGGTATTGCAAAAAGGAAAATACAAATCCGTGGTTAGTCCTTGATATTATTACCCCTTATGTCCTGTTAGCACAAGCAATTGGACGCTGGGGTAACTTCGTGAATCAGGAAGCGCATGGGGGCGAAGTGTCGCGTGCCTTCTTGGAGGGGATACATTTGCCGGAATTTATCATTGAAGGAATGAATATAGGGGGGACATACTATCACCCCACGTTTCTATATGAATCATTAGTGACGTTCTCAGGGTTTATTGTATTGTATTTCTTACGTCGCCGTTCAGAGTTCCTTCGTCGTGGCGAAACAGCCAGCCTATACTTAATTTGGTATGGGATTGGACGATTCTTTATTGAAGGGATGCGTACAGACAGTCTCTATATTGGACCACTTCGCGTTAGTCAAGTGTTATCTTTAATTCTAGTTATTACGGGTATTTTGATCATTTGGTATCGACGCAAGTATATTTATCCGCCAGTCCCATACTACAGTGAAGGGGTGCAGCCAGATATTGAGATGGCTAAAGCACGCGCTGAGCGAGAATAG